A single window of Paludisphaera rhizosphaerae DNA harbors:
- a CDS encoding Gfo/Idh/MocA family protein: MTERPCANDGASRREFLKGSAVAAVGAAASWAPMVHAGGSDTIKVGLVGAGGRGTGAAEQALSADSGTKLVAIGDLFGDRLAECVSALKGSSVGSRVVADKDHCYTGFDAYKNVIDQVDVVVLATTPHFRPLHTAYAVEKGVHAFVEKPMAVDGPGLRKFLKAVQDAKAKNVSIVNGFCWRYHPPRRATMQQVFDGQIGEIRTIETTYNSQGVWEPRKTREQCGSDMEYQQRNWYYYTWLSGDHIVEQAIHGLDTMAWAMRDKLPERCFGVGGRTVRTDPKYGNIYDHFSIVYEYENNVRGYHQCRHWVNSANRVKDYILGSDGTADVFGNSLSGKNKWRYRDTGDTKKYDMYQVEHDEMYAALRAGKILNNGEQAASSTLLGLMGRAAAYTGEIVTPQQILDSAQDLSPPSYAFGPDPLPVAPIAVPGFTKLS, translated from the coding sequence GTGACCGAGCGACCTTGCGCGAACGACGGGGCGAGTCGACGTGAGTTTCTGAAGGGATCCGCCGTCGCGGCGGTTGGGGCCGCGGCTTCCTGGGCGCCGATGGTCCACGCGGGCGGCAGCGACACGATCAAGGTCGGCCTCGTCGGCGCCGGCGGTCGAGGCACGGGGGCGGCGGAACAGGCTCTTTCGGCTGACAGCGGGACCAAGCTCGTCGCGATCGGCGACCTGTTCGGCGATCGACTGGCCGAGTGCGTCTCAGCGCTGAAGGGCTCGTCGGTCGGCTCGCGGGTCGTGGCCGACAAGGACCACTGCTACACCGGGTTCGACGCCTACAAGAACGTCATCGATCAGGTCGACGTCGTCGTCCTGGCCACGACGCCCCACTTCCGCCCCCTCCACACCGCCTACGCCGTCGAGAAGGGCGTCCACGCCTTCGTTGAGAAGCCGATGGCGGTCGACGGCCCCGGCCTCCGCAAGTTCCTCAAGGCCGTGCAGGACGCCAAGGCCAAGAACGTCTCCATCGTCAACGGCTTCTGCTGGCGCTACCACCCGCCGCGCCGGGCCACCATGCAGCAGGTCTTCGACGGCCAGATCGGTGAGATCCGGACGATCGAGACCACGTACAACTCGCAGGGCGTCTGGGAACCCCGCAAGACCCGTGAACAGTGCGGGTCGGACATGGAATACCAGCAGCGCAACTGGTACTACTACACCTGGCTCTCCGGCGACCATATCGTCGAGCAGGCCATCCACGGCCTGGACACCATGGCCTGGGCGATGCGCGACAAGCTCCCTGAGCGCTGCTTCGGCGTCGGCGGCCGGACCGTGCGGACCGATCCGAAGTACGGCAACATCTATGACCACTTCTCGATCGTCTACGAGTACGAGAACAACGTGCGCGGCTATCACCAGTGCCGCCACTGGGTCAATTCGGCCAACCGCGTGAAGGACTACATCCTGGGGAGCGACGGTACGGCCGACGTCTTCGGGAACTCCCTCAGCGGCAAGAACAAGTGGCGCTATCGCGACACCGGCGACACCAAGAAGTACGACATGTACCAGGTCGAGCACGACGAGATGTACGCCGCGCTCCGGGCCGGGAAGATCCTCAACAACGGCGAGCAGGCCGCGTCCTCCACGCTGCTGGGCCTGATGGGCCGCGCCGCCGCGTATACCGGGGAGATCGTCACCCCGCAGCAGATCCTCGACTCGGCCCAGGACCTCAGCCCGCCGTCGTACGCCTTCGGCCCCGACCCGCTGCCGGTCGCGCCGATCGCCGTCCCCGGCTTTACCAAGCTGAGCTGA
- the poxB gene encoding ubiquinone-dependent pyruvate dehydrogenase, with amino-acid sequence MAQSVSEVFVDTLVAAGVRRVYGVVGDSLNGITEVIRRREGIDWMHVRHEEVAAFAAGAEAHLTGELAVCAGSCGPGNMHLINGLYDCHRSRVPVLAIAAQIPSSELGSNYFQETNPQLLFKDCSHYCEFISQAEHAIRVLGIAMRTAIARKGVAVVILPGDVALRSTSARPAFLAMDYSPSLVQPPSESISAAADLLNTADRVAILGGAGCAGAHDELMQTASQLKAPIVHAMRGKEHIEPDNPFDVGMTGLLGFSSGYHAMMNCDALLMLGTDFPYPQFYPTGAKIVQVDVRGEQIGRRTRVDLGLIGGVKETLTALSPLLTNKPDRTYLDDCLEHYAKTRESLDDLAVGSPGRKPIHPQYVAREINALAADDAVFTCDVGTPTIWAARYLHMNGRRRLLGSFSHGSMANALSQAVGAQASHPGRQVVSLSGDGGLAMLLGDLLTLRQLKLPAKVVVFNNGSLGFVELEMKAAGLLEYGTDLVNPDFARLAQSADIMGLRVEDPVDVRPALQQAFAHDGPALVDIVVNRQELAMPPSISASQALGFSLYLIRAVIDGRGESVVDLAKTNFLSRGK; translated from the coding sequence ATGGCGCAATCGGTCAGCGAAGTCTTCGTCGACACCCTCGTCGCGGCGGGGGTGAGGCGGGTCTATGGGGTGGTCGGCGACTCGCTGAACGGGATCACCGAAGTGATCCGCCGCCGCGAGGGGATCGACTGGATGCACGTCCGGCACGAGGAGGTCGCCGCCTTCGCGGCCGGGGCCGAAGCTCACCTGACGGGCGAACTGGCCGTCTGCGCGGGCAGTTGCGGGCCAGGGAACATGCACCTCATCAACGGACTGTACGACTGCCACCGCAGCCGGGTCCCGGTCCTCGCCATCGCCGCGCAGATCCCCAGCAGCGAGTTGGGCTCAAACTACTTCCAGGAGACCAACCCTCAGCTTCTGTTCAAGGATTGCAGCCATTATTGCGAGTTCATCTCCCAGGCCGAGCATGCGATTCGCGTGCTGGGGATCGCCATGAGAACGGCGATCGCCAGGAAGGGCGTGGCCGTCGTGATCCTCCCCGGCGACGTCGCCCTGCGGAGCACCTCGGCCAGGCCCGCGTTCCTGGCGATGGACTACTCGCCCTCGCTGGTTCAGCCGCCGTCGGAATCGATCTCCGCCGCGGCCGACCTCCTGAACACGGCCGACCGCGTCGCGATCCTCGGCGGCGCGGGCTGCGCGGGGGCGCATGACGAGTTGATGCAAACGGCAAGCCAGCTCAAGGCGCCGATCGTCCACGCGATGCGGGGCAAGGAGCACATCGAGCCCGACAACCCGTTCGACGTCGGCATGACCGGCCTGCTGGGGTTCTCCTCCGGCTACCACGCGATGATGAACTGCGACGCCCTGCTGATGCTGGGGACCGACTTCCCCTACCCGCAGTTCTACCCCACCGGCGCGAAGATCGTGCAGGTGGACGTCCGCGGCGAGCAGATCGGTCGTCGCACCCGCGTCGACCTGGGTCTGATCGGCGGCGTCAAGGAAACGCTGACCGCACTGTCGCCGCTCCTGACGAACAAGCCCGACCGCACTTACCTGGACGACTGCCTGGAACACTACGCGAAAACCCGCGAGAGCCTGGACGATCTGGCCGTCGGCTCGCCGGGACGAAAGCCGATCCACCCTCAGTACGTCGCCAGGGAGATCAACGCCCTGGCCGCCGACGACGCCGTGTTCACCTGCGACGTCGGCACGCCGACGATCTGGGCCGCGCGTTATCTGCATATGAACGGCCGTCGTCGTCTGCTTGGATCGTTCAGCCACGGCTCGATGGCCAACGCCCTGTCGCAGGCCGTGGGCGCGCAGGCGTCGCATCCGGGGCGACAGGTGGTGAGCCTGAGCGGCGACGGCGGCCTGGCCATGCTGCTGGGCGACCTGCTGACGCTCCGACAGCTCAAGCTCCCAGCCAAGGTCGTCGTCTTCAACAACGGCTCGCTCGGCTTCGTCGAGTTGGAGATGAAGGCCGCCGGACTCCTCGAATACGGCACTGACCTGGTCAACCCGGACTTCGCCAGGCTGGCGCAGTCGGCCGACATCATGGGCCTCCGCGTCGAGGACCCCGTCGACGTCCGCCCCGCGCTCCAGCAGGCGTTCGCCCACGACGGCCCAGCCCTCGTCGACATCGTGGTCAACCGCCAGGAACTCGCCATGCCGCCGTCGATCTCGGCCTCACAGGCGCTGGGCTTCAGCCTCTATCTCATCCGGGCCGTTATTGACGGCCGCGGCGAGTCGGTCGTCGACCTGGCGAAGACCAACTTCCTATCGCGTGGAAAGTAA
- a CDS encoding copper homeostasis protein CutC: protein MNDETNTPRSHPLVEICVGDLRSALAAGEGGADRVELCDRLEVGGTTPSAGTIAEACRRLTIPVHVLIRVRAGDFVPNDPEWAAMRDDVDAARRLGASGVVIGALHRDGTIDRDETARLVELARPMSVTFHKAFDQTPDLGEALETLIDLGVDRVLTSGGRPSAEEGADALASLIAQAGDRIGVIVAGRLSLANLPAVVRRTAAREVHLGSAAVDAVGSSCTFNPRDGSTLDWSGVTAEKVRRIMEVVVTCR from the coding sequence ATGAATGACGAGACCAACACTCCAAGATCCCATCCGCTGGTCGAGATCTGCGTCGGCGACCTGCGCTCCGCGCTGGCGGCGGGCGAAGGGGGCGCCGACCGGGTGGAACTCTGCGACCGTCTGGAGGTCGGCGGGACGACCCCCAGCGCGGGGACGATCGCCGAGGCCTGCCGCCGTCTGACGATCCCCGTCCACGTCCTGATCCGCGTTCGCGCCGGCGACTTCGTCCCCAACGATCCGGAGTGGGCCGCGATGCGCGACGACGTCGACGCGGCCCGCCGCCTGGGCGCCTCGGGCGTGGTGATCGGCGCGCTGCATCGCGACGGGACGATCGACCGCGACGAGACCGCCCGCCTCGTCGAACTCGCCCGGCCGATGAGCGTGACGTTCCACAAGGCGTTCGACCAAACGCCCGACCTCGGCGAGGCCCTCGAAACGCTGATCGACCTGGGAGTCGACCGCGTGCTGACCTCCGGAGGCCGGCCTTCGGCCGAGGAAGGCGCGGACGCTCTGGCGAGCCTGATCGCTCAGGCCGGCGACCGCATCGGCGTGATCGTCGCCGGCCGGCTCTCGCTGGCGAATCTCCCGGCCGTGGTCCGCCGCACGGCCGCGCGCGAGGTTCACCTCGGTTCCGCGGCCGTCGACGCCGTCGGAAGCTCCTGCACGTTCAACCCACGAGACGGCTCCACCCTCGACTGGTCGGGCGTCACGGCGGAGAAAGTGCGGCGGATCATGGAGGTCGTCGTTACTTGTCGATGA
- a CDS encoding PVC-type heme-binding CxxCH protein, which produces MRSFLVALAFSSIVGAVAADDASYTLHKQSRRPIAADPAKFEMVSTTASWEPSKTALIVCDVWDDHYCRGAARRVGEMAPVLNRVIAEARAKGVLIVHSPSGCMDVYKDHPARLRAKNAPQAADVPKDVALWCYKIPAEERGTYPLDQTDGGCDCGPRCKEYVAYKKQNPAIEIRDEDAISDSGVEVWNLLASRGVEHVLMTGVHTNMCVLGRPFGLRNLAKNGKDVVLIRDLTDTMYNSRKWPYVSHFEGTNRIVEHIEKFVCPTILSTDLTGRPAFAFKPEDRPRVVFVIGDDEYNTAETLPAFAAAELEPRGIRCTFVIADPKNPHDFPGVEALADADLLFISARRRAPTNEQLKLIKDYVASGKPVIGIRTASHAFNTKGKGPKDHAEWPQLDADVLGGNYADHHPKGIVPTITRAPSAKGHPILDGVAVSFTAKGSLYKTSPLAPTTIPLLIGAIPNQPEEPAAWVNLKGNQRVFYTSLGAPGDFENPSFRRLLRNAVFWAVDRPAPGDPAAPATSFKTPDDLAVDLVLSEPTIRQPVNINFDERGRMWVVEYAQYPHPAGLKILSRDGVWRVAYDKVPQPPPNHVRGLDRITIHEDTDGDGSYDRHKTFVQGLNLATSVARGRGGVWVTNPPYLLFYPDRDNDDVPDGDPEVRLTGFGLEDTHSVVNSLTWGPDGWLYATQGSTVSGHVSRPGLDDGREPVRSLGQLVWRYHPEKRLYEVFAEGGGNAFGVEVDARGRIFSGHNGGDTRGFYYVQGAYLQKGFDKHGPLSNPYAFGYFPAMKHAKTPRFTHDFLIYQGGRLPSSYDGMLLGVAPLLNHVVMSRVIPDGSTFRTEDVGHAMTTDDARFRPVDLTTGPDGFVYVADWHDSYVSHLKNNEGLVDVDTGRIYRLRPRDAKPGGAAVDLSRLSSRELVDRLDDPNRWVRFTALRLIGDRKDASIAAELRERLKGGRALEALWALNLVGGLDTPTTLAALHHDDESVRSWAVRLACDDGKPAAEVVQAITATAATEPNVEVRAQMAASARRLPAREALAVVAPLLRRGEDATDIQIPLLLWWAVEAKTTTDPEAVLSLFTDPATWDAPIAASTIEERLMRRLAAAGGRKDLEGCVRLLDSAPSPAHVARLMTGLEAAFMGRSTAGLPPKLAEAMERHGGSSVVLGLRRAKPEAVAEAIKTLASPTGDREKQLQYLRVLGEVRVDACRPAIESIARNSPVNPLRSAAFGALAVYDDPAIADEVLAVYPSLSDDLLSSAWGLLATRRAWAAKFLEAANDGRIDPKTIPREVVARLRALKDAKVDALADRAFGAAPATPADFKAKVARLAEVARAGGGVPKAGRTIYQERCERCHALFGKGGKVGPELTSFRRDDVDVLLPALVAPSAEIREGYVPYTLATTDGRVFAGVCADMDPNVIVLRTSDGEERTFARTDVEAFEPSKTSIMPEGLLDDLSDAQLRDLLAYLRVSQPIIDK; this is translated from the coding sequence ATGCGGTCCTTCCTCGTTGCCCTCGCCTTTTCGTCGATCGTCGGCGCGGTCGCCGCGGACGACGCCTCTTACACGCTGCACAAGCAGTCCCGCCGACCCATCGCCGCCGATCCGGCGAAGTTCGAGATGGTCTCGACGACCGCTAGTTGGGAGCCGTCGAAGACCGCTCTGATCGTCTGCGACGTCTGGGACGACCACTATTGCCGAGGGGCCGCGCGGCGGGTCGGCGAGATGGCCCCGGTCCTCAACCGAGTGATCGCCGAGGCCCGCGCGAAGGGCGTGCTGATCGTCCATTCGCCCAGCGGCTGCATGGACGTCTACAAGGACCACCCCGCTCGGCTGCGGGCGAAGAACGCCCCCCAGGCCGCCGACGTCCCCAAGGACGTCGCCTTGTGGTGCTACAAGATCCCCGCCGAGGAGCGCGGGACGTATCCCCTGGATCAGACCGACGGCGGCTGCGACTGCGGCCCGCGCTGCAAGGAGTACGTCGCCTACAAGAAGCAGAACCCGGCCATCGAGATCCGCGACGAGGACGCCATCAGCGACTCCGGCGTCGAGGTCTGGAACCTGCTCGCCTCGCGGGGCGTCGAACACGTCCTGATGACGGGCGTTCACACGAACATGTGCGTTCTCGGCCGCCCGTTCGGCCTCCGCAACCTGGCGAAGAACGGCAAGGACGTGGTGCTCATCCGCGACCTGACCGACACGATGTACAACTCGCGGAAATGGCCCTACGTCTCCCACTTCGAGGGGACGAACCGGATCGTCGAGCACATCGAGAAGTTCGTCTGCCCGACGATCCTCTCGACCGACCTGACCGGCCGCCCGGCGTTCGCCTTCAAGCCCGAGGACCGCCCCCGCGTCGTCTTCGTGATCGGCGACGACGAATACAACACGGCCGAGACCCTCCCCGCCTTCGCCGCCGCCGAGCTTGAACCCAGGGGCATCCGCTGCACGTTCGTCATCGCCGACCCCAAGAACCCCCACGACTTCCCCGGCGTCGAAGCCCTGGCCGACGCCGACCTGCTCTTCATCAGCGCCCGCCGCCGAGCGCCGACGAACGAGCAACTGAAGCTCATCAAGGACTACGTCGCCTCGGGCAAGCCGGTGATCGGCATCCGCACGGCCAGCCACGCCTTCAACACCAAAGGCAAGGGGCCGAAAGACCACGCCGAATGGCCCCAACTCGACGCCGACGTCCTGGGCGGCAATTACGCCGACCATCACCCCAAGGGCATCGTCCCCACCATCACCCGCGCGCCGTCGGCCAAGGGACATCCGATCCTCGACGGCGTCGCCGTGAGCTTCACGGCCAAGGGGTCGCTCTACAAGACCAGCCCGCTCGCCCCGACGACGATCCCGCTCCTGATCGGCGCGATCCCCAATCAGCCCGAAGAGCCCGCGGCCTGGGTCAACCTCAAGGGGAACCAGCGCGTTTTCTACACCTCGCTGGGCGCGCCCGGCGATTTTGAAAACCCCTCCTTCCGCCGCCTCCTGCGCAACGCCGTCTTCTGGGCCGTCGACCGCCCCGCCCCCGGCGATCCCGCCGCGCCGGCGACCTCGTTCAAGACGCCCGACGACCTGGCCGTCGACCTCGTCCTGAGCGAGCCGACGATCCGCCAGCCCGTGAACATCAATTTCGACGAGCGCGGCCGGATGTGGGTCGTCGAGTACGCCCAGTATCCGCACCCAGCCGGCCTGAAGATCCTCAGCCGCGACGGCGTCTGGCGCGTGGCCTATGACAAGGTCCCCCAGCCGCCGCCGAATCACGTCCGAGGATTGGACCGGATCACGATCCACGAAGACACCGACGGCGACGGCTCATACGACCGCCACAAGACGTTCGTCCAGGGCCTGAACCTGGCCACGTCCGTCGCACGCGGGCGCGGGGGCGTGTGGGTGACGAACCCGCCGTACCTCCTCTTCTACCCCGACCGCGACAACGACGACGTCCCCGACGGCGATCCCGAAGTCCGCCTGACGGGCTTCGGCCTGGAGGACACCCACTCGGTCGTCAACAGCCTGACCTGGGGCCCCGACGGCTGGCTCTACGCGACGCAGGGGAGCACGGTCTCCGGCCACGTCTCGCGCCCGGGCCTCGACGACGGCCGCGAGCCCGTCCGCTCGCTGGGCCAGCTCGTCTGGCGCTACCATCCCGAGAAGCGGTTGTATGAGGTCTTCGCCGAAGGGGGCGGCAACGCCTTCGGCGTGGAGGTCGACGCGCGTGGCCGGATTTTCTCCGGCCACAACGGCGGCGATACGCGGGGGTTCTACTACGTCCAGGGGGCGTATCTTCAGAAGGGGTTCGACAAGCACGGGCCGCTCTCCAACCCCTACGCCTTCGGCTACTTCCCGGCGATGAAGCACGCCAAGACGCCGCGGTTCACGCACGACTTCCTCATCTATCAGGGCGGGCGGCTTCCATCGAGTTATGACGGAATGCTGCTCGGCGTCGCCCCGTTGCTGAATCACGTCGTCATGAGCCGAGTCATCCCGGACGGTTCGACGTTCCGCACCGAGGACGTCGGTCATGCGATGACGACCGACGACGCCCGGTTCCGCCCCGTCGACCTGACGACGGGCCCCGACGGCTTTGTGTACGTCGCCGACTGGCACGACTCGTACGTCAGCCACCTCAAGAACAACGAAGGGCTGGTGGACGTGGACACGGGCCGCATCTACCGACTGCGCCCCCGCGACGCGAAGCCGGGTGGCGCGGCCGTCGACCTGTCCCGGCTCTCCTCGCGTGAACTGGTCGACCGGCTCGACGACCCGAACCGCTGGGTCCGCTTCACGGCGCTGCGGTTGATCGGCGATCGCAAGGACGCGTCGATCGCGGCCGAATTGCGGGAGCGACTCAAAGGCGGCCGGGCGCTGGAGGCCCTTTGGGCGTTGAACCTCGTCGGCGGGCTGGACACGCCGACGACGCTCGCCGCCCTGCATCACGACGATGAGTCGGTCCGGTCGTGGGCCGTTCGATTGGCCTGCGACGACGGCAAGCCGGCGGCGGAGGTCGTCCAGGCGATCACCGCGACGGCCGCGACCGAGCCGAACGTCGAGGTCCGCGCGCAAATGGCGGCCTCGGCCAGGCGATTGCCGGCGCGCGAGGCGCTGGCGGTCGTCGCCCCCCTGCTCCGCCGGGGCGAGGACGCGACGGACATCCAGATTCCGCTGCTGCTCTGGTGGGCCGTCGAGGCGAAGACGACGACCGATCCGGAAGCCGTCCTCTCCCTCTTCACCGATCCCGCGACCTGGGACGCGCCGATCGCCGCATCGACGATCGAGGAGCGGTTGATGCGTCGCCTGGCCGCGGCCGGCGGGCGCAAGGATCTGGAGGGCTGCGTCCGGCTGCTGGATTCGGCGCCCAGCCCCGCGCACGTCGCCCGGCTGATGACTGGGCTGGAAGCCGCCTTCATGGGACGCTCCACGGCGGGGCTCCCGCCCAAGCTGGCCGAGGCGATGGAGCGTCACGGCGGCTCGTCGGTCGTCCTGGGCCTGCGACGCGCGAAACCGGAGGCCGTCGCCGAGGCGATCAAGACCCTCGCCAGTCCCACCGGCGACCGCGAGAAGCAACTCCAGTACCTCCGGGTCCTGGGTGAAGTCCGCGTCGACGCCTGCCGGCCCGCGATCGAGTCCATCGCCCGCAACTCGCCCGTCAATCCGCTCCGCTCGGCGGCCTTCGGGGCGCTCGCCGTGTACGACGATCCAGCGATCGCCGACGAGGTCCTGGCGGTTTATCCGTCACTCTCCGACGATCTTTTGTCCTCAGCCTGGGGTCTGCTGGCGACCCGTCGCGCCTGGGCGGCGAAGTTCCTTGAGGCCGCGAACGACGGGCGGATCGACCCGAAGACAATCCCCCGCGAGGTCGTCGCGCGGCTCCGGGCATTGAAGGATGCAAAGGTCGACGCCCTGGCCGACCGCGCGTTCGGCGCAGCCCCTGCCACGCCGGCCGACTTCAAGGCCAAGGTCGCCCGGCTGGCCGAAGTCGCCCGCGCCGGCGGCGGCGTCCCCAAGGCGGGGCGGACGATCTACCAGGAGCGTTGCGAACGCTGCCACGCCCTGTTCGGCAAGGGAGGGAAGGTCGGGCCCGAGTTGACCTCGTTCCGCCGCGACGACGTCGACGTGCTTCTGCCGGCGCTCGTCGCCCCATCGGCCGAGATCCGCGAAGGCTACGTCCCCTACACGCTCGCCACCACGGACGGCCGCGTCTTCGCCGGCGTCTGCGCTGACATGGACCCGAACGTCATCGTCCTGCGCACGTCTGACGGAGAGGAACGCACCTTCGCCCGTACCGACGTCGAGGCGTTCGAGCCCTCGAAGACCTCCATCATGCCGGAGGGCCTGCTCGACGACCTGTCCGACGCCCAGCTTCGCGACCTGCTCGCGTACCTCCGCGTCAGCCAGCCGATCATCGACAAGTAA
- a CDS encoding PEP-CTERM sorting domain-containing protein (PEP-CTERM proteins occur, often in large numbers, in the proteomes of bacteria that also encode an exosortase, a predicted intramembrane cysteine proteinase. The presence of a PEP-CTERM domain at a protein's C-terminus predicts cleavage within the sorting domain, followed by covalent anchoring to some some component of the (usually Gram-negative) cell surface. Many PEP-CTERM proteins exhibit an unusual sequence composition that includes large numbers of potential glycosylation sites. Expression of one such protein has been shown restore the ability of a bacterium to form floc, a type of biofilm.), with amino-acid sequence MRHIALVWVMLVSLSLGVPFFDSSSYGSSYKVTVLSDSSGTVYPTQLNNLGQVTGTYWQVYPTSQEMLYKNQPYFYDPNAGGRVTLPAIISPANGDPGRYNLRYAGSTFSGLNDKGQAVVGSSNGAELYNSSSGQYTNVFGQAGLLTNSGEIIASRAVGTVGGMTNYVPSSYQNGVWKDLGLPEGAIGAKVQAINNAGDVLVQATMNSSNVFAQSFVLRNETWTDLGSFHGQAINDQGAVAGYIVSGELAHAALRAADGTTTDLGMLSGNTYGIAYGINNHGDVVGRSSTPGKSSFDTDQGFLYHDGVMTNLNDLIDPASGWRILGASAINDLGQILASARNFSFPGTYAEVLLTPGDLSTPPDAVFPELPYTPVPEPTTLMVFGAMAVGVGLARRRREG; translated from the coding sequence GTGCGCCATATCGCACTCGTTTGGGTTATGCTCGTTAGTCTTTCGCTTGGCGTGCCGTTTTTCGACTCGAGCTCGTACGGCTCGTCGTACAAGGTTACGGTCCTCAGCGACTCTAGCGGCACTGTGTACCCGACACAGCTCAACAATCTGGGCCAGGTGACTGGAACTTACTGGCAAGTCTATCCGACGTCGCAGGAGATGCTGTACAAGAATCAGCCCTACTTCTACGACCCGAACGCGGGAGGCCGAGTGACGTTGCCGGCAATTATTTCACCGGCGAACGGCGATCCAGGCCGCTATAACCTCCGGTACGCCGGGTCGACTTTCAGCGGCCTCAACGACAAAGGCCAAGCGGTCGTCGGCTCCAGCAACGGGGCGGAGCTGTATAATTCCTCATCGGGCCAGTACACGAACGTCTTCGGGCAGGCCGGGCTTCTTACCAACTCCGGCGAGATCATCGCTTCAAGAGCGGTGGGGACGGTTGGCGGCATGACGAACTACGTTCCGTCGTCCTACCAGAACGGCGTGTGGAAGGATCTGGGGCTTCCCGAGGGGGCCATCGGGGCGAAAGTACAGGCAATCAATAACGCGGGCGATGTGCTGGTTCAGGCAACGATGAATTCCAGCAACGTATTCGCGCAATCGTTCGTCCTGAGAAATGAGACCTGGACGGACCTGGGGTCTTTCCACGGGCAGGCGATCAACGACCAGGGGGCTGTCGCCGGCTATATTGTCAGCGGCGAGTTGGCCCACGCAGCACTGCGGGCCGCGGACGGCACGACGACCGATCTCGGTATGTTGTCGGGCAATACGTACGGTATAGCTTATGGGATCAACAATCACGGAGACGTCGTCGGCCGTTCGTCAACGCCGGGGAAATCAAGCTTCGATACGGATCAGGGGTTTCTCTATCACGACGGTGTGATGACCAACCTCAACGACTTGATCGATCCCGCGAGCGGATGGAGGATATTGGGGGCGTCTGCAATCAATGATCTTGGCCAGATCCTGGCTTCGGCGAGGAACTTCAGCTTCCCGGGTACCTATGCGGAAGTACTGCTGACCCCGGGCGACCTCTCCACGCCTCCCGACGCCGTCTTCCCGGAACTCCCTTACACACCGGTCCCCGAGCCAACAACGCTGATGGTTTTCGGAGCCATGGCCGTGGGTGTCGGCCTCGCTAGGCGACGTCGGGAGGGCTGA